The segment AGCAAACTGTACTTAAAGTATTTTGGCAACATCCTAGAGGATGAAGATCGACCTCCGGAGAGACGTCATGATGGACAATATGTGTTCCAAATGGTGAAAAATATAACCGTCATCTATGGAAAGAAGAAAATAGATGGAACACCTAGAGATAGAAGCACACCTCCTATTGAAGGCGTGCCTTTTAAGAAAAAGTCAATCTTCTTTCAGTATCTTGAATATTGGCCACAATTGGAGGTCCCCCATGCCATTGATGCTATGCATGTGCAGAAGATTGTCTTTGAGAGTCTCATCGCTACCTTGATGGACACACCGAAGTCAAAGGATAGTCTCAAAGCAAGGACAGACATGGAGCAGCTACATGTGATGCCAGAGTTTCACCCGGTACTTGAGACAAAAACTAGAAAATACACCCTACCTGCTGCTAGCTACAACCTGGacctagaagagaggagaggtttATGCACTTTTGTGAAGGGGATCAAAGTCCCGACTGGGTTTTTGGCAAACCCAAAGAAGATAGTGTCGATGAAGGACCTGTCATTTCCACACTGCAAGGCTCACGATTGTCATATGATGCTGACAGTGTTCCTACCAATCGCAACAAGGGCTATCAAGCCAGAGTTTTTGAAGATGGCTATCACCCGCATGTGCTACTTCTGGTCGAAGATCTCACAGAAGAAGATTAGCAAGACAGAGCTGAGTGACCTACATGATTTTGTCGTAGAGACCCAAAACCAACTAGAGATGTGTTTACCTCCTGCTTTTTTCGACCCTATGGTACATCTCTTGATTCACATGGTTCATCAGATACAGGCGTTGGGCCCTTGCTACTTGCATAAAATGTGGTCGTATGAGCGGTTCATGTCGGTTCTAAGCCGATACGTGCATAGTCGTGCATACCCAGAGGGCTCTATGATAGAGGGCTACAGTAGTGAAGAAGTCATCGAGTGCTGTCAAGAGTACCTAAAAGTATAGAGAGGGATTGGTATTCCCGATTCTCATTACAAGGGTAGGCTGGCCGGGAAGGGCACAAATGGTAGAAAAATCTTCATCGACAATGAATACGCAGAAGTGAGTCGGGCGCACTACGCTGTCTTGGTGAGCACAAAACTGATGGAACCATATATTGATGAACGCATGGTGATCATCCAATCAGAGAGAAATGGTCGTACAGGTGATTGGGTCATGAAACAACACAAGCAACGCCTAACTTCATGGTTGAAGGACCAAAACATACAGCCTGGAGAAACCATAGATTCCATTACCATCAGTAAGTTGGCAACGGGGCCATCAAGACAGGTGACATCTTGGAGTTCTTATGAGATCAATGGGTACACATACTATACCCATGCAAAGGATAGTAAATGTGtgaaccaaaacagtggtgttcgAGCAGTGGCTATCAGCGCAGGGGGACAAAAGATCGACTACTTTGGCATAATTGAAGATATATGGGAACTTGACTATGGAACTGAGGCACTAAATGTGGCCCTATTTCGATGTCGCTGGATCAAGCAACATGAATTCAATGAAATCGGATTGAGGGTCGTGGACCTTCACAACATAGGCTACCAGGATGATCCATGGGTCCTTGCTTCACATGTTACACAGGTTTTCTATATGACCGACCCGCTCAGCATTGTCCCCCCAAAGAAGAAACCTAAGCTTGTGGTTATCCCTGGAAAACAACACATTATCAGAGTTGATGGCGTTGATGATGTCGAAGCCTACAATAAGTGTGATCAAATGCCGCTATTCACAGACTTTATTAACAAGATCGGTGTTGTGGAAAAAACCTACCCAAAGACGtattgccatgggaacgaaAAGGTGTGAAGTGGAAAACTGTTACGGTGGCGGATACTAATAAATAGTCatttgtatgtgtgtgagactacatttatgtatccaTGCGAGACTACATTTATTTATgcgtgtgagactacatttatgtatgtgttATGTATgcgtgtgagactacatttatgtatgtgtgtgagactacatttatgtatgcgtgtgagactacatgcgggacttgtggatttagaactgcactttcttaacgctttgtcaaatgcaaaaatgttctatatatcaaatgtagatcttgatgagtggaacaaaattgctattcatgactttcggagttggggccgtctagggtcccgaaaacgtgcgtgtagcagtgaaaatttgaaatttcaaaattttagtggttcaaaccatctcaaatgaaaatttgaccattacaacaaatgtgtatcttgataaggggaacaaactttgtattcatgacttttgcatctgagaccgtctcaggtccggtcaaagtgtattttctaaaaaatccaatgtttgacttggtcaaactaggcaataaaatacctcaaatgaaaaaaaattgaatacaacatagttagaccatatcaaggtctacctttgatacacaatacatttttgcatttggaaaagttacagaaaactcagttcacttgttttgaaaacccaaggcgtggcttggtcaaacctggtcaaacgagtgagtaaatgacctcaaatgaaaaacttttgaatacaaggtagatagagctcatcaagatacacattccatacataggacatttttgcatttgagaaagtgtttgtaaactctagtcacaaagtcttgaatcacacatagactttatgaaactacatgcgggacttgtggatttagaactgcacttttttaacgctttgtcaaatgcaaaaatgtcctatatatcaaatgtagatcttgatgattggaacaaaattgctattcatgacttttggagttggggccgtctagggtcccgaaaacgtgcgtgtagtagtgaaaatttgaaatttcaaaattttagtggttcaaaccatctcaaatgaaaagttgaccattacaacaaatgtatatcttgataaggggaacaaactttgtattcatgacttttgcatctgagaccgtCTCGGATCCGGTTaaagtgtattttctaaaaaatccaatgtttgacttggtcaaactaggcaataaaatacctcaaatgaaaatccaatgtttgaaaaTGCATCCAATGTTTTATTCAAAATGTTCAAATGAAAACTGTTTCAAATaattcaaatttacataaatctgaattttatttctaaaaacatttgatttttattttttaaaaaaacatggaATAGTTTAAAATTTTACACTTCATATAGATAAATCAATAAAAAATACAATagtttaattttattttataaatatatttttaaggtTAAGTATAAACTGTATGATAgtttaaatttattttatttaagaaAACATAAAAAATTGGTAATtaaccactgtaagggcggttctaGACCTCAACTGCCCTTACAGTGTTCCTGCCCTAAATATATAGTGGCCGGCTGAGGGGAGGCCCATTCGGCTAAGTCCTGGGCGTGTTCATCCTCTTGACGCCGCCGCCAGGCTGCCAAACTggcccgccggcgccgccgcagccACAGCCGCTGGTGCCCAtgtgctccgcctcctccactcCTCGAGctctcctccccctccccctttgCCGATGCGCGTGCCACGCCACCACTCAGCTACAGGTCACCCGGTCagaaaccctagccgccaccgAGAACCCTAGGTCACCCTAGCCGCCACCGCTACGAGTCGGGGACCTCTGTCGTCCCGCTTCTTGGCGACCTGCTCCGTCCGCTCCGTCCGCGACCTTGGCGACCTGCTCCGTCCGCGACCTTGGCGACCTGCTCCGTCCGCCACCCGTCCGCGACCTGCTCCATCCGCGACATTGGCGACCTGCTCCGTCCACGAACTGCTCCGACGCCACTGGTGGGCCGGAGCTCCACGCGTGGCCGCCTGCTAggaaccctagccgccaccCGTCCGCGACtttctctccttctcctccaaagGTACCGGCCCCTCCTCTCTTTGAGTCCTAATTAGATTTGTGTGATATTACGTCTTTGTTGTGTGCTTGGATCGATGATTGGGGGTGGGGGCTTAATTAATCGCGTTCAGATTGATTGGGGGTGGGGGCACATTCTGTACTGGTTTATAAAATAGATCGTGAACATGAATATTCTAGTGTGCACATTCTAGTTCATTCCACTATAGCTTATCAGCCATGGTGCCCAATAGTGATAGGCTTTGTCATATTGCTTGGGGTCAGTATGGTTGTGCTATCAGAGGCATGCACCTTGACCATGCATACAAGTAGCAGCAATGAAAGTATTCCTTACCAGTGGATGATAACTGTTGGGTTACTCACACTCAAATTGATTTGGTACACTACTTCTAGTACTTGATTATATTTTTGGTATACATCATAGGTAACATACCCTATATTGCCTATAGCCTCTGGACCAGGACACCCACAGTGCCTTATTTATTCTGGTGGCCAGTGGTTGCtgagttttaattctatgatgtTGAGTACAATAAATTTTTTGGGGAGGTGATGGGTTGGTACTCATGTTTCAGATATCTTGAGAGCCAATTGGTGCATATTCTTACATTTGTTGTGCCATTGGTGACATTCTTTCAGTTGGTATGGTGTGGGGATGCACACATTTGTAGTAACAGTAGGATCTGTCTAGTAATTATCTGTCTAGTGCACACAAATTTGTGGATTGATAGTGCAACCATCTAAATTATCTTATTCTTATGCAATTATGCTACATTCTTGACTGTTCTCCCTCTTGATTAGTACTTGATTTCTGCTACacattctttttcttctttgatACAGTCATTGTGCCTTACTATCTCTATATCAACTAAAAATGAATAGTATGATAAACAAATATAGTCCCTCTTGATTAGTACTTGTTGTCTACTATCTCTTGATTAGTATTTGTTGTCTACTATCTCTTGATTAGTACTTGTTGTCTGCTACTTAATGCAATACTGTTCTCCCTCTTAATGCAATACTCTTCTGCTACTTAATGCTTACTGTCATTTTGATTTGTGGCTTactgtaatcctactactactgcttttCTACTCCAATTGTACTACTACTCTCTACTAATCATACATCATGACAGTTTTATATAATGAGGCATAATTACTGTTGTTTATATAGCAGACTGCTTATATGCCACTCCTCTCTACTACTATTTGTGGTGGCTTACTGGCATAATTTTGAATTGATGACATTTTTTGAACTGTGCTCCTCTATACTACTACTATACTCTCTCTCCTCTACTattgttttgccgatgatgaaattgtctaattcaatacattattttagaatatgagctgatgatccaAAACTTATGAGTAACTTGGCATCATTACTAGCCACTTCTATAGTGCCTTCTTCTCtgttttgatgccttgatgctccaagttcttgatcaaatgatgctagacatgtttctgaggccttttttaaacctttccctctcctcacctctacttcctctctgctccttctatctctcttctattttctactctcgatcctctctccaacactactgcactagtctactactagtgctagctgctgctctactctagtactctactagtactacactactgttggggcttactgtaatcctactactactgctgttgTGCCCAACTCTACTACTACCCTCTCTATGACAGTTTTATAAACTGTGCTCCTCTACACTActactcctctcctctcctactacttctatgatttttcttctctcctttgttttgccgatgataagattgtctaagtccattcattatatggaatatgagctgatgatcaagaacttgtgagaaACTTGGCATCGCTACCACCAGCCTCTATATGACCTCATCTTCTCTATTATGATGCCTTTAtgctccaagttcatgatcaaatgatgattgacatgGTACTGAGGCCTTTACTACTTGTActacttttttttcaaaaattcttGCTCGATGATACAAAAGGTGTAGTGAGACAACATGACAGTCAAATACCCATAGCTTCTCCTAGACCGAAAGCTTCTCGGGGAAACTCGTCTCGAATGGAGTGCCATTGGATACTAGCCTCCCCCAGAGGTTTTCGGTCTTGTAGTGCAAATGGGTTTTCTCTTAACCTATTACTGACTGTCATATAAGTCTATGATCTATGATCACCACAGAGCAGCGGATGGCTTTATAAAGCAGCAACCCGCTAATTTGAGGGCACAtgagtttcttcttcttctactactactaccgatTACTAATTTGTCTCCTTTGTGTGTTCTCTCTCCTATCTTCTCCTCTCATCTGCTGCTGCTAATACTAAAgcactgctactactactaaagcacagctgctctctcttctcctctcttcaacctacttctctgttttgatgccttgatgctctaagttcttgatcaaatgatggtagacatgtttctaaggccttttttaaacctttccctctcctcacctctccttcctctctgctctttctatctctcttctattttctactctcatcctctctccaacactactgcactagtctactactagtgctagctgctgctctactctagtacTCTACTAGTACTACACTACTGTTGGGGCTTACTGTCATTTTAATTTCTAGCTTactgtaatcctactactactgctgttgtgctccaactctactactactgcactagtctactactagtgctagctactgctctactctagtcctaattctactactcttcTCTCCTACTTCTATgatttttcttctctcctttgttttgccgatgattagattgtctaagtccattcattatatggaatatgagctgatgatcaagaacttgtgaggaacttggcatcgttaccaaatgatgattgacatggtactgaggccttctctgttttgatgtcttcttctttattttgatgccttgatgctccaagttcatgatcaaatgatggtagacatgtttctgaggcctttttaaacactactactactactactactatagcactgctgctactactactaaagcactgctgctctctcttctcctctcttcaacctactactactactaaagcactgctgctctctcttctcctctcttcaacctactactactactaaagcactgctgctactactactactaaagcgttgctgctactactactaccaatgctgctgctgctgctactactactactactactactactactactactaaagcacactTTATTCCTTTCATCTGTTAGAACAAATCACGAAATGACACGGACAACAAGCAATGCAGCCCGATCCAACGAACATGAAGAGCACCCTAGCCCTAGAGAGCAAGAAATACATGATCAGTTTTCTTAGAAACAGTTTGATGGAGAAGTGGGCAATGGTGTAGCATTTATGCTTACTCAGGAGGAGTCTGGCCAGGAGCAAGGGGGAGAAGCGGAAAGAGGAGAGACTGATGAAGGATCTAGCAAGGACGATGACTCAACCTCAGGATATGAAAGTCCTGAGGATCCACACCCATGTGAACCTAGACGGAAGCCAACGACGGATGAGTTGGACAAGGACTTTGACCCAAATGAGGAGGTAGGGATATGAAGGTCACTTAGTAAATCATAAATTTTGGTAACGATATGGCTGTGTTACCTCTACTAACACTTTGACCTGTTGTTTATACAGGTCCCTCCTAAACCTTCAAAAAGACCTCCGACACGTTTCGCCGGACATGACGGTGCAAGAGAAAGGAGGGCAGAGGCAACAGACACAGAGACTACGATTGTGGCCTCTGCTCTGCAACCTGAAGGCACAACCTCGGCCTCGACTACCAAATTGAAAAGGAAAGGAGGGGTCAGAAAGCCAAACCActatccaaatgcaaaaatgatttATGTGATTGACGAGGTTGGGGAAGAAGGACAGATCCTTAAGCCAAAGGAGTTCCAATCAAAATTCTGCAATGCAATTGGGGCCCTAGTCAGAGACAAGTTGAACCCATCAATCCGTAATTGGCACGACTATCCAGAGGACATAAAGGATGACCTATGGAAAAATCATCTGTTGatcaattttaattttaggatTCCGGCAGAGAAGCAACCCCTAGTAAGACGACGTGCTATGAAGATGATGGGAGAATCCTTCCGACGTTGGAGGAATGAGCTGAACACCGAGTACATCAAAAAGGGGTTAACTCCGTACCATAAGTATGGACACATAACTCCTGCTATCTGGGCGTTGCTCGTGGCTGAGAAGACTGCACCAGAATCTTTGGCCTTAAGTGAAAAGAACAGCTTGCAGGCGAAGAAGAACATCCACCAccctcgtctaggccccggtggCTACGAGGGAAAGGAAGAGATGTTTAGAAAGATGGAAGAGGAGGCCGTAGTTGCTGGGAATATAAAAGTAATGAAATTGAAGCCACGCACCAAGCGTTGGGTCTTTGCAAGGAATCTTGAAGAATCAGGCAGCAGTCTGAAATTTGCCAAgccagagaccgaggaggcagTGTCAAGGATAATGAAATATTCTGAAGACATCGAGAAGGGCTCATTCACTCCTTCTAGAGAGAAGGACGAGCTTAGCCTTGGCTTGGGAAACCCCGAGCACATAGGCCGTGTCAGGGGGTTAGGGAAACATAAGACCTGGAAGGAAGGATTTCGAGAGGATGTGGAGATGTACAAGAAACATGGTAGAAACCGGGAAGAGAGTCTTGCCACCCTAGTGAAGACCCTAGTTGCCAAGGAACTATAGGAGCAAGGACTGTCTACTGAGCGACGGTCACAAATGGAGCCACCTAGGGATTTGGTTTTAATTGGTAGCCCTCCAAATGTTCAAAGCAGCCAAGGTTCCAATGCAACCTCCGCCTCAGTCGATCACATACGGGTGCC is part of the Sorghum bicolor cultivar BTx623 chromosome 10, Sorghum_bicolor_NCBIv3, whole genome shotgun sequence genome and harbors:
- the LOC8079319 gene encoding uncharacterized protein LOC8079319 encodes the protein MLTQEESGQEQGGEAERGETDEGSSKDDDSTSGYESPEDPHPCEPRRKPTTDELDKDFDPNEEVPPKPSKRPPTRFAGHDGARERRAEATDTETTIVASALQPEGTTSASTTKLKRKGGVRKPNHYPNAKMIYVIDEVGEEGQILKPKEFQSKFCNAIGALVRDKLNPSIRNWHDYPEDIKDDLWKNHLLINFNFRIPAEKQPLVRRRAMKMMGESFRRWRNELNTEYIKKGLTPYHKYGHITPAIWALLVAEKTAPESLALSEKNSLQAKKNIHHPRLGPGGYEGKEEMFRKMEEEAVVAGNIKVMKLKPRTKRWVFARNLEESGSSLKFAKPETEEAVSRIMKYSEDIEKGSFTPSREKDELSLGLGNPEHIGRVRGLGKHKTWKEGFREDVEMYKKHGRNREESLATLVKTLVAKEL